A genomic window from Nocardioides jiangxiensis includes:
- the leuE gene encoding leucine efflux protein LeuE, protein MLGVTDLTTYVIGLVLIILLPGPNSMYVVSVAARRGTRAGYTAAAGVWTGDTVLMVLTAAGVAGVLRTNPLLFAVVKYIGAGYLAWLAVAMLRGAWATWRSRRLAAAIATGVPIEAPGERPYHRALVISLFNPKAILFFVAFFVQFVDPDYAWPALTFLFLGVLCQIASVLYLSALIFFGARLADAFRRRSGLSAAGTSAVGVVFLGFATKLALAHA, encoded by the coding sequence ATGCTCGGCGTGACGGACCTGACCACCTACGTCATCGGACTGGTCCTGATCATCCTGCTGCCCGGCCCGAACTCGATGTACGTCGTCTCCGTCGCCGCCCGGCGCGGCACGCGGGCGGGCTACACGGCGGCAGCGGGGGTGTGGACCGGCGACACGGTGCTGATGGTGCTCACCGCCGCCGGTGTCGCCGGCGTGCTGCGTACCAACCCGCTGCTCTTCGCCGTGGTGAAGTACATCGGCGCCGGCTACCTGGCCTGGCTGGCGGTGGCGATGCTCCGGGGAGCCTGGGCCACGTGGCGCTCACGTCGCCTGGCGGCGGCGATCGCCACCGGCGTACCGATCGAGGCGCCGGGCGAGCGGCCCTACCACCGGGCGCTGGTGATCAGCCTCTTCAACCCGAAGGCGATCCTCTTCTTCGTCGCCTTCTTCGTGCAGTTCGTGGACCCCGACTACGCCTGGCCGGCGCTGACCTTCCTCTTCCTCGGCGTGCTCTGCCAGATCGCGTCGGTGCTCTACCTCAGCGCCCTGATCTTCTTCGGTGCGCGCCTGGCCGACGCCTTCCGCCGCCGCAGCGGGCTCTCGGCGGCAGGCACGTCCGCGGTGGGCGTGGTCTTCCTCGGGTTCGCCACGAAGCTCGCCCTCGCCCACGCCTGA
- a CDS encoding DUF4870 domain-containing protein has translation MTQNPYAPQPGAGAQLSPQEERNWSIGVHVVTGAAMVLSAGTLGFVAALVVYLMYKDRGPFIRHHAANAVNIQLTALLWGAAVLVLGIVTLGLGWFLFAVIPFVAGALHLLGALAASRGEWTTPPLTLRFVR, from the coding sequence ATGACGCAGAACCCGTACGCCCCGCAGCCCGGCGCCGGCGCCCAGCTCTCCCCGCAGGAGGAGCGGAACTGGTCGATCGGCGTCCACGTGGTCACCGGAGCCGCGATGGTGCTGAGCGCGGGAACGCTCGGCTTCGTCGCTGCGCTGGTGGTCTACCTGATGTACAAGGACCGCGGGCCCTTCATCCGTCACCACGCGGCCAACGCGGTCAACATCCAGCTGACCGCGCTGCTCTGGGGCGCCGCGGTCCTCGTGCTGGGGATCGTCACGCTCGGCCTGGGCTGGTTCCTCTTCGCCGTCATCCCGTTCGTGGCAGGTGCGCTGCACCTGCTCGGTGCCCTGGCTGCCTCCCGCGGCGAGTGGACCACCCCGCCGCTGACCTTGCGGTTCGTGCGCTGA
- a CDS encoding hotdog fold thioesterase, whose translation MTSQSSAPVDNYAKHLGVSIVQHGGGHAESFVTVTADHLNPHGTTHGAFLFSVSGIALAAAANNETHSGVISHVAIDYLRPVREGDQLRAEAKVDVRLPKEDIFVVKVYRGDEVVARATGRGNRRERVAQ comes from the coding sequence ATGACGTCCCAGAGCAGCGCCCCGGTCGACAACTACGCGAAGCACCTCGGTGTCTCGATCGTGCAGCACGGCGGCGGCCACGCGGAGTCCTTCGTGACCGTGACCGCCGACCACCTCAACCCGCACGGCACCACCCACGGCGCGTTCCTCTTCTCCGTCTCCGGCATCGCACTGGCCGCGGCGGCCAACAACGAGACCCACTCGGGCGTCATCAGCCACGTCGCGATCGACTACCTGCGCCCGGTGCGCGAGGGTGACCAGCTCCGCGCCGAGGCCAAGGTCGACGTCCGGCTGCCCAAGGAGGACATCTTCGTGGTCAAGGTCTACCGCGGTGACGAGGTCGTCGCCCGGGCCACGGGCCGCGGCAACCGACGCGAGCGGGTCGCCCAGTGA
- a CDS encoding SDR family oxidoreductase, translating into MRVAVAGGTGLVGTKVVDRLRAQGHETVVLSRSEGIDLTTGDGLAAALDGVTSIVDATSLESTKPADTVAFFSAVAGHLQREGAAAGVRRIVTLSIVGIDGLGGGPFGHYDGKRAQEATTEAGEVPTAILRATQFHGFAGQLIDWMAKGPLLPCPTQPVQTVDVDAVADELVALALEAPVDQHVHKDVAGPEKRLLADLVRATAKARGRRLWVLPVWLPGATARRVRQGVLQASPGAKVIGGTFEEWLAREHPTG; encoded by the coding sequence ATGCGGGTCGCAGTCGCCGGTGGCACCGGCCTGGTCGGCACGAAGGTCGTGGACCGGCTGCGGGCGCAGGGGCACGAAACGGTCGTGCTCAGCCGCAGCGAGGGGATCGACCTGACCACCGGCGACGGCCTGGCGGCCGCCCTCGACGGGGTGACCTCGATCGTCGACGCCACCTCGCTGGAGTCCACCAAGCCTGCGGACACCGTCGCGTTCTTCAGCGCAGTCGCCGGTCACCTGCAGCGCGAGGGTGCCGCCGCCGGCGTACGCCGGATCGTGACGCTGTCGATCGTCGGCATCGACGGTCTGGGCGGTGGTCCCTTCGGCCACTACGACGGCAAGCGGGCGCAGGAGGCGACGACGGAGGCCGGCGAGGTGCCGACCGCGATCCTGCGGGCGACGCAGTTCCACGGCTTCGCAGGCCAGCTGATCGACTGGATGGCGAAGGGCCCCCTCCTGCCGTGCCCGACGCAGCCGGTCCAGACGGTCGACGTCGACGCGGTCGCCGACGAGCTCGTCGCCCTGGCGCTGGAGGCTCCGGTCGATCAGCACGTCCACAAGGACGTCGCCGGCCCGGAGAAGCGGCTTCTCGCGGACCTGGTGCGCGCGACCGCGAAGGCCCGCGGACGTCGCCTGTGGGTGCTGCCGGTCTGGCTGCCGGGAGCCACCGCGCGGCGTGTGCGTCAGGGCGTCCTGCAGGCGTCGCCCGGCGCGAAGGTCATCGGCGGCACGTTCGAGGAGTGGTTGGCCCGCGAGCACCCGACCGGCTGA
- a CDS encoding YbjQ family protein, whose translation MIIVTTNDVPGARIEQTFGEVFGLTVRSRNIGSNIGAGFKSLAGGELKGITSLLHDCRKEALARLAAEAEAIGANAVVAFRFETTEYAGSGVEVCAYGTAVRIGGPA comes from the coding sequence ATGATCATCGTGACCACCAACGACGTCCCCGGCGCGCGCATCGAGCAGACCTTCGGCGAGGTCTTCGGCCTCACGGTCCGCTCGCGCAACATCGGCTCCAACATCGGCGCCGGCTTCAAGTCGCTCGCGGGCGGCGAGCTGAAGGGCATCACGAGCCTGCTCCACGACTGCCGCAAGGAGGCGCTGGCCCGCCTCGCCGCGGAGGCCGAGGCGATCGGCGCCAACGCCGTCGTGGCCTTCCGCTTCGAGACGACCGAGTACGCCGGCAGCGGCGTCGAGGTCTGTGCCTACGGCACCGCGGTCCGGATCGGCGGACCGGCCTGA
- a CDS encoding MFS transporter has product MTATTTAAAAPPARTYPSLRAAWIPLAALCLAFFVEMVDNTLLTIALPTIARDLGSGTTGMQWVTGAYSLTFGGLLLTAGATADRLGRRRVLLVGLAVFGTVSLAVVLVQSAAELIALRAALGVAAAGMAPITNSLVFRLFDDAALRMRAMTVMIVVGMSGFVLGPLLGGTALAHVGWEWLLLVNAPVALVAWVGVRLGVPADRQEDLTRDGLDLPGAVLSIATIGLACYTLTSGVDHGWTALTTLGAGVGAVLAALGFVAHERRTPEPMLDLGLFRNGTVRGATIAQVGSSIAMAGVMFGLILHFQFAFGWSPVRAGLANLPLILTMLLAAPISEGLGKRLGHRRATLVGALLLAGSLAGLAWGLDHGYAVIAACIVVMTVGLRTVMTICAVALVDAMPANRTSLGAALNDTAQEVGTSIGTAVVGTLIAALVTVTLPAGVWSDALVASFFHGERVTYAVLAVVVGLVVGLGARALTDSRSVEEQR; this is encoded by the coding sequence ATGACTGCCACCACCACCGCAGCCGCCGCCCCTCCGGCGCGGACCTACCCGTCACTGCGCGCCGCCTGGATCCCGCTCGCCGCCCTCTGCCTCGCCTTCTTCGTGGAGATGGTCGACAACACCCTCCTCACGATCGCCCTGCCGACCATCGCCCGCGACCTCGGCAGCGGCACGACCGGCATGCAGTGGGTGACCGGCGCTTACTCACTCACCTTCGGCGGCCTGCTGCTCACCGCCGGCGCGACCGCCGACCGGCTCGGCCGGCGCCGCGTCCTGCTGGTCGGTCTCGCCGTCTTCGGCACCGTCAGCCTCGCCGTCGTGCTCGTGCAGTCGGCCGCTGAGCTGATCGCCCTCCGCGCCGCCCTCGGCGTCGCCGCCGCCGGGATGGCGCCCATCACCAACTCCCTGGTCTTCCGGCTCTTCGACGACGCGGCGCTGCGCATGCGGGCGATGACCGTGATGATCGTCGTCGGCATGAGCGGCTTCGTCCTCGGCCCGCTGCTGGGCGGCACCGCCCTGGCCCACGTCGGCTGGGAATGGCTGCTGCTGGTCAACGCCCCGGTGGCGCTCGTCGCGTGGGTCGGCGTACGCCTGGGGGTGCCGGCCGACCGCCAGGAGGACCTGACCCGCGACGGCCTGGACCTTCCCGGCGCCGTGCTCTCCATCGCGACGATCGGGCTCGCCTGCTACACGCTCACCAGCGGCGTCGACCACGGCTGGACCGCCCTGACCACCCTCGGCGCCGGCGTCGGCGCCGTCCTCGCGGCACTCGGCTTCGTCGCGCACGAGCGGCGTACGCCGGAACCGATGCTCGACCTCGGGCTCTTCCGCAACGGAACGGTCCGCGGTGCCACGATCGCCCAGGTCGGCAGCTCGATCGCGATGGCCGGCGTGATGTTCGGCCTGATCCTGCACTTCCAGTTCGCGTTCGGCTGGAGTCCCGTGCGCGCGGGCCTGGCCAACCTGCCGCTGATCCTCACGATGCTGCTCGCCGCCCCGATCTCCGAGGGCCTCGGCAAGCGCCTCGGCCACCGGCGTGCCACCCTCGTCGGCGCGCTCCTCCTCGCCGGGTCCCTCGCGGGACTGGCCTGGGGCCTCGACCACGGGTACGCCGTCATCGCCGCCTGCATCGTCGTGATGACCGTCGGCCTCCGCACCGTCATGACGATCTGCGCGGTCGCGCTCGTCGACGCGATGCCGGCGAACCGCACCTCCCTGGGCGCGGCGCTCAACGACACCGCCCAGGAGGTCGGCACCAGCATCGGCACCGCCGTCGTCGGCACGCTGATCGCCGCCCTCGTCACGGTCACGCTCCCGGCGGGAGTGTGGAGCGATGCCCTCGTCGCCTCGTTCTTCCACGGCGAACGGGTCACCTACGCCGTCCTCGCCGTGGTCGTCGGCCTCGTCGTCGGCCTCGGTGCGCGGGCGCTCACCGACTCGCGGTCGGTGGAGGAGCAGCGCTGA
- a CDS encoding TetR/AcrR family transcriptional regulator, which produces MSPRESSPADRRRTPAGRGAARTRGRASHSLEQIVAAAIGILDRDGIRGLTLRGLAADLGGGLGSVYWYVGSKDELLALACDALLAEAIVRADAPAGEGPGEADSPPGIAPGGPPLGTDDPVVVAAARTLRRTALALFEQTHEHPWLALLLHAQGPPSPHLLRYWERLGRPLAEMGLTPRQQFHGSTAISGYVSGVAAEMAAQDLRADTSRSKEEQLAEVTDGWLDLDPVEFRWLHSIAEEFREHDDDEQFIAGLDLLLGGLVRQAVDQRH; this is translated from the coding sequence GTGAGCCCGCGTGAGAGCAGCCCCGCCGACCGCCGCCGGACGCCGGCCGGACGCGGCGCGGCGCGCACGCGCGGCCGGGCCAGCCACTCGCTCGAGCAGATCGTGGCGGCGGCGATCGGCATCCTCGACCGCGACGGCATCAGGGGGCTCACACTCCGCGGCCTCGCGGCCGACCTCGGAGGAGGTCTCGGCAGCGTCTACTGGTACGTCGGCAGCAAGGACGAGCTGCTGGCCCTCGCCTGCGACGCGCTGCTCGCCGAGGCGATCGTGCGCGCCGACGCACCGGCCGGCGAAGGGCCGGGCGAGGCGGACTCGCCTCCCGGCATCGCGCCGGGTGGCCCCCCGCTCGGGACGGACGACCCCGTGGTGGTCGCCGCCGCCCGTACCCTCCGGCGTACGGCGCTGGCGCTCTTCGAGCAGACGCACGAGCACCCGTGGCTGGCCCTCCTGCTGCACGCCCAGGGTCCGCCGTCCCCTCACCTGCTGCGCTACTGGGAGCGTCTGGGCCGCCCGCTCGCGGAGATGGGCCTGACCCCGCGGCAGCAGTTCCACGGCAGCACGGCGATCAGCGGCTACGTGTCGGGGGTCGCGGCCGAGATGGCCGCGCAGGACCTCCGCGCCGACACCTCGCGCTCCAAGGAGGAGCAGCTGGCCGAGGTGACCGACGGATGGCTGGACCTGGATCCGGTCGAGTTCCGGTGGCTGCACTCGATCGCCGAGGAGTTCCGCGAGCACGACGACGACGAGCAGTTCATCGCCGGCCTCGACCTGCTGCTCGGCGGGCTCGTGCGGCAGGCGGTCGACCAGCGCCACTGA
- a CDS encoding aldo/keto reductase, protein MDIPSLQLNDQTSIPQFGLGVWQVPADETQRVVTDALELGYRHIDTAQMYGNEAGVGAALAASGLARDEVYVTTKLNNGFHEPARAKESLARSLELLGLDQVDLFLIHWPLPTRYDGDFVSTWEALAELRSEGLTRSIGVSNFQPQHIDRIVEATGVVPAVNQIEVHPYFANEAAREATRRHGALVEAWSPLGQGGGELTDEVVVRIAQAHGKTPAQVLLRWQVDRGDIVFPKSMSRDRLAENAAIFDFALTTAEVAELAALDRGPAGRQGPDPDVFDWIP, encoded by the coding sequence ATGGACATTCCTTCGCTCCAGCTCAACGACCAGACCTCGATCCCCCAGTTCGGCCTCGGCGTGTGGCAGGTCCCCGCCGACGAGACGCAGCGTGTCGTCACCGACGCCCTCGAGCTCGGCTACCGCCACATCGACACCGCGCAGATGTACGGCAACGAGGCCGGCGTCGGCGCCGCGCTTGCTGCGTCCGGCCTGGCTCGCGACGAGGTCTACGTGACCACCAAGCTCAACAACGGCTTCCACGAGCCGGCCCGCGCCAAGGAGTCGCTGGCCCGCTCCCTCGAACTGCTCGGCCTCGACCAGGTCGACCTGTTCCTCATCCACTGGCCGCTGCCGACCCGCTACGACGGCGACTTCGTCTCCACCTGGGAAGCGCTCGCCGAGCTGCGGTCCGAGGGCCTGACCCGCTCCATCGGCGTCTCGAACTTCCAGCCGCAGCACATCGACCGCATCGTCGAGGCGACCGGAGTCGTGCCCGCGGTCAACCAGATCGAGGTGCACCCCTACTTCGCCAACGAGGCCGCACGCGAGGCCACCCGCCGCCACGGAGCCCTCGTCGAGGCGTGGTCTCCGCTCGGTCAGGGCGGTGGTGAGCTCACCGACGAGGTCGTCGTACGCATCGCGCAGGCGCACGGCAAGACGCCGGCCCAGGTGCTGCTGCGCTGGCAGGTCGACCGGGGCGACATCGTCTTCCCCAAGTCGATGAGCCGCGACCGACTCGCCGAGAACGCCGCGATCTTCGACTTCGCGCTCACCACGGCCGAGGTGGCCGAGCTGGCCGCCCTCGACCGCGGACCCGCCGGTCGCCAGGGCCCGGACCCCGACGTCTTCGACTGGATCCCCTGA
- a CDS encoding MFS transporter: protein MNATTATGRAWTPWRTVFAFGLVSLAADMVYEGMRAMAGPLLGDLGASALTVGLVTGAGEGIALILRLLTGAWADQAQNHWRLTVLGYAMTAVCVPLLAVTPFLGAAGLVTAAVLILLERTGKAVRSPAKSALLARMATQTGRGKGFGVHKAMDQVGAFSGPLLLSGMAALTGVLWPGFAVLAVPGALSLVLLAQLRRHAPIVEEEDDGASPRRGVLAGLRTAVGTELPGAFHVFSLATAFMTAGLMTFGVISFRLVDHGIVTAAVVPLVYAGAMAVEAVAALVTGQLFDRWGGGVLLLVPVLVAGVPLLVFADTAWVVLVGVAVWGVATAIQDSTVKAYVADLVPTSRRATAYGVFAAVQGLGALGGGALAGALVQHHLPVLAAIVAGLQVVAAVLVGWTLLRARRTEQ, encoded by the coding sequence ATGAATGCCACCACCGCGACCGGGCGCGCCTGGACACCGTGGCGCACGGTCTTCGCCTTCGGACTGGTCAGCCTGGCGGCCGACATGGTCTACGAGGGCATGCGCGCCATGGCCGGTCCGCTGCTGGGCGACCTGGGTGCCTCGGCGCTGACGGTCGGCCTGGTGACGGGAGCCGGTGAGGGCATCGCCCTCATTCTGCGCCTGCTCACCGGCGCCTGGGCCGACCAGGCGCAGAACCACTGGCGGCTCACGGTCCTCGGCTACGCGATGACCGCGGTCTGCGTGCCGCTGCTCGCCGTGACGCCGTTCCTCGGCGCCGCGGGCCTGGTCACCGCGGCCGTCCTGATCCTCCTCGAGCGCACCGGCAAGGCGGTCCGCTCCCCGGCGAAGAGCGCGCTGCTGGCACGCATGGCGACGCAGACAGGGCGCGGCAAGGGGTTCGGCGTCCACAAGGCGATGGACCAGGTCGGTGCCTTCTCCGGCCCCCTGCTGCTCTCCGGGATGGCGGCGCTCACCGGTGTCCTCTGGCCCGGCTTCGCGGTGCTGGCGGTCCCCGGCGCGCTCTCGCTGGTCCTCCTCGCGCAGTTGCGCCGGCACGCGCCGATCGTCGAGGAGGAGGACGACGGCGCGTCGCCCCGCCGCGGCGTACTGGCGGGACTGCGCACCGCCGTGGGCACCGAGCTCCCGGGTGCCTTCCATGTCTTCTCGCTGGCCACGGCCTTCATGACCGCGGGCCTGATGACCTTCGGCGTCATCTCCTTCCGCCTGGTCGACCACGGCATCGTGACCGCCGCGGTCGTGCCCCTCGTCTACGCAGGCGCGATGGCTGTCGAGGCCGTCGCCGCCCTCGTCACCGGTCAGCTCTTCGACCGCTGGGGCGGTGGCGTCCTGCTGCTGGTGCCGGTGCTGGTCGCCGGCGTGCCGCTGCTCGTCTTCGCGGACACCGCGTGGGTGGTGCTCGTGGGCGTTGCGGTCTGGGGCGTGGCCACCGCGATCCAGGACTCCACGGTCAAGGCGTACGTCGCCGACCTCGTGCCCACCTCGCGGCGCGCGACGGCGTACGGCGTCTTCGCGGCCGTCCAGGGCCTGGGTGCCCTCGGCGGCGGTGCACTCGCGGGCGCTCTCGTGCAGCACCACCTGCCGGTGCTGGCTGCGATCGTGGCCGGGCTGCAGGTCGTGGCGGCAGTGCTGGTCGGCTGGACACTCCTCCGCGCGCGCCGAACCGAGCAGTAA
- a CDS encoding HpcH/HpaI aldolase/citrate lyase family protein, which translates to MSSSVDAPDLATRRSTREGHRVDPAHARSWQLVNALHVDRFDAAQLGHADAVILDIEDAVDDSQKDAARGHVLDWFGAGGSAWVRINDVTTPFWEDDVAALAGHVGLKGVILAKAEAPEQVVATFDRLGAKAPVVPLVESAVGIEAAVAVAQARGAFRLAFGGGDYRKDTGAENTPLAMAYPRSRLVVASRIGGLTGPVDQPTISTQHAVVREHCADAVSLGMTGKLCLDREQPALINEEMSPSAADVAWAFDFLAAFEAEGGVIKDGSYKPRIARATIIKERAAIYRIAPPTAE; encoded by the coding sequence ATGTCATCTTCCGTCGATGCGCCCGACCTGGCCACCCGCCGTTCCACCCGTGAGGGCCACCGTGTAGACCCGGCGCACGCGCGGAGCTGGCAGCTCGTCAACGCGCTGCACGTCGACCGGTTCGACGCGGCGCAGCTCGGTCATGCCGACGCGGTCATCCTCGACATCGAGGACGCCGTCGACGACTCGCAGAAGGACGCCGCTCGCGGGCACGTCCTCGACTGGTTCGGCGCCGGCGGCAGCGCGTGGGTCCGGATCAACGACGTGACCACGCCGTTCTGGGAGGACGACGTGGCGGCGCTCGCCGGCCACGTCGGCCTGAAGGGCGTCATCCTGGCGAAGGCCGAGGCGCCCGAGCAGGTCGTGGCGACGTTCGACCGGCTCGGCGCGAAGGCGCCGGTCGTCCCGCTCGTCGAGTCCGCGGTCGGCATCGAGGCCGCGGTGGCCGTGGCCCAGGCGCGCGGCGCCTTCCGGCTCGCGTTCGGTGGCGGCGACTACCGCAAGGACACCGGTGCGGAGAACACCCCGCTCGCGATGGCGTACCCCCGCTCCCGCCTCGTCGTCGCCTCGCGCATCGGCGGCCTGACCGGGCCGGTCGACCAGCCGACCATCTCCACCCAGCACGCCGTCGTGCGCGAGCACTGCGCCGACGCGGTCTCGCTCGGCATGACCGGCAAGCTCTGCCTCGACCGCGAGCAGCCGGCCCTCATCAACGAGGAGATGAGCCCGTCTGCGGCCGACGTCGCCTGGGCCTTCGACTTCCTCGCCGCGTTCGAGGCCGAGGGGGGCGTCATCAAGGACGGCTCGTACAAGCCGCGCATCGCGCGCGCCACGATCATCAAGGAGCGCGCCGCGATCTACCGGATCGCACCGCCGACCGCCGAGTGA
- a CDS encoding NUDIX hydrolase, giving the protein MSDQHPDAYDASTYPSVFVTVDLAVFTIRNGALSVLLIERGDEPYAGRWALPGGFINPDEDAEQAAWRELAEETGVEQWAGHLEQLKTYSAPDRDPRHRIVSVAHVAFAPNLPAPVAGDDARNARWWAVDDVVGGEDAPELAFDHAEILDDAIERVRSKLEYTTLATEFVEEPFTLAELHRVYAAVWGRPPSLGAFRRKVISTKGFVEATSTKGGTQAVGRPATLYRRGGAAILQPAMLRQHATEPGAGD; this is encoded by the coding sequence ATGAGCGACCAGCACCCCGACGCCTACGACGCATCGACGTACCCCTCCGTCTTCGTCACCGTCGACCTGGCCGTCTTCACCATCCGCAACGGCGCCCTCTCGGTGCTCCTCATCGAGCGCGGCGACGAGCCGTACGCCGGCCGGTGGGCGCTGCCCGGCGGCTTCATCAACCCGGACGAGGACGCCGAGCAGGCGGCGTGGCGCGAGCTGGCCGAGGAGACCGGGGTCGAGCAGTGGGCCGGCCACCTCGAGCAGCTGAAGACGTACTCGGCACCCGACCGGGACCCGCGCCACCGCATCGTGTCGGTCGCTCACGTCGCCTTCGCTCCGAACCTGCCCGCGCCGGTCGCCGGTGACGACGCGCGCAACGCGCGCTGGTGGGCGGTCGACGACGTCGTCGGCGGCGAGGACGCGCCCGAGCTCGCCTTCGACCACGCCGAGATCCTCGACGACGCGATCGAGCGGGTGAGGTCGAAGCTGGAGTACACGACGCTCGCGACCGAGTTCGTCGAGGAGCCCTTCACGCTCGCCGAGCTGCACCGCGTCTATGCCGCGGTGTGGGGCCGTCCCCCGTCGCTGGGTGCCTTCCGGCGCAAGGTGATCAGCACCAAGGGCTTCGTCGAGGCGACCAGCACCAAGGGCGGAACCCAGGCCGTCGGCCGGCCCGCGACGCTCTACCGGCGCGGCGGCGCAGCCATCCTCCAGCCGGCGATGCTGCGCCAGCACGCGACGGAGCCGGGCGCGGGGGACTGA
- a CDS encoding isochorismatase family protein, which translates to MTASTARRALVVVDVQNDFCEGGSLPVEGGLATAAAIADLLATGADGYDLVVASRDWHDSDGLNGGHFPPAGEQPDYAATWPVHCVAGTTGAQFAVPVADALAEHADLVVSKGMGEPAYSAFEGVAPDGSTLEAVLRERGVTEIDVCGIATDHCVRATALDGRDLGFDVRLLPGLHAGVAPATTAAALAEMAERGVRVDEGSPR; encoded by the coding sequence ATGACCGCCTCCACCGCACGCCGCGCCCTCGTCGTCGTCGACGTCCAGAACGACTTCTGCGAAGGGGGATCGCTCCCCGTCGAGGGCGGGCTGGCCACGGCCGCGGCGATCGCCGACCTCCTCGCGACCGGGGCCGATGGCTACGACCTCGTCGTGGCCTCGCGCGACTGGCACGACTCCGATGGCCTCAACGGCGGCCACTTCCCGCCCGCGGGGGAGCAGCCCGACTACGCCGCCACCTGGCCGGTCCACTGTGTCGCCGGGACGACCGGAGCGCAGTTCGCTGTGCCCGTCGCCGACGCCCTCGCCGAGCACGCCGACCTCGTCGTCAGCAAGGGCATGGGTGAGCCGGCGTACTCGGCGTTCGAGGGGGTGGCGCCGGACGGGTCGACGCTCGAGGCGGTCCTGCGCGAGCGGGGCGTGACGGAGATCGACGTCTGCGGCATCGCGACCGACCACTGCGTGCGCGCGACCGCGCTCGACGGTCGCGACCTCGGCTTCGACGTACGCCTGCTGCCGGGGCTGCACGCCGGCGTCGCTCCCGCGACAACGGCGGCGGCGCTGGCCGAGATGGCGGAGCGCGGCGTCCGTGTCGACGAGGGAAGCCCGCGATGA
- a CDS encoding nicotinate phosphoribosyltransferase — METVNPPTGGPGLLTDRYELTMLASFIADGSAGRKAVFEAFARRLPEGRRYGIAAGLGRLVELVEGFRFDASEIAWLRREGVVDAATADYLATFRFRGTIEAIPEGDLYFPGTPVLTVSGTLGECIVLETLVLSVLNHDSAIASTAARMVTAAGGRPEDGGRAVIEMGSRRTHEEAAVATARAAYLAGFASTSNLAAGYRHGIPTVGTAAHAFTLAHDSELAAFANQVEAHGTGTTLLVDTYDIPTGIRNAVTAAAAHGATGPGAIRIDSGDLAEEAAKARALLDDLGATSTRITVTSDLDEYVITALQDAPIDGYGAGTRVATGSGHPTAGMVYKLVAIEQEDGTMRPVAKKARDKASVGGRKRVYRSTRDGILAAEVHVVAGPPPDGFAPAQVTVVDHGTVVHRPALVETRQACASALASLPAEARSVTDGVAWLTPVVLTPATQGA, encoded by the coding sequence ATGGAGACCGTGAACCCACCGACCGGCGGCCCCGGCCTGCTCACGGACCGCTACGAGCTGACGATGCTCGCCTCGTTCATCGCGGATGGCTCCGCCGGCCGGAAGGCCGTGTTCGAGGCATTCGCCCGGCGCCTCCCGGAGGGGCGCCGCTACGGCATCGCCGCGGGCCTCGGCCGGCTCGTCGAGCTGGTCGAGGGCTTCCGCTTCGACGCCAGCGAGATCGCGTGGCTGCGGCGCGAGGGCGTCGTCGACGCGGCCACGGCCGACTACCTGGCGACCTTCCGCTTCCGCGGGACGATCGAGGCGATCCCCGAGGGTGACCTCTACTTCCCGGGCACGCCGGTCCTCACCGTGAGCGGCACGTTGGGGGAGTGCATCGTGCTGGAGACGCTGGTGCTCAGCGTTCTCAACCACGACAGCGCGATCGCGTCCACCGCGGCTCGCATGGTCACGGCCGCCGGCGGCAGGCCCGAGGACGGGGGCCGTGCCGTCATCGAGATGGGCTCGCGCCGCACGCACGAGGAGGCGGCGGTGGCGACCGCCCGGGCGGCGTACCTCGCTGGGTTCGCCTCGACCAGCAACCTCGCGGCGGGCTACCGCCACGGCATCCCGACGGTCGGCACGGCCGCCCACGCGTTCACGCTCGCGCACGACAGCGAGCTCGCGGCGTTCGCCAACCAGGTCGAGGCGCACGGCACCGGCACGACGCTGCTGGTCGACACCTACGACATCCCGACCGGCATCCGCAACGCCGTCACGGCCGCCGCGGCCCACGGCGCGACGGGCCCGGGTGCGATCCGGATCGACTCCGGTGACCTCGCCGAGGAGGCCGCGAAGGCCCGGGCGCTCCTTGACGACCTCGGCGCGACCAGCACACGGATCACGGTCACCAGCGACCTCGACGAGTACGTCATCACCGCACTGCAGGACGCCCCCATCGACGGCTACGGCGCCGGCACGCGCGTGGCGACCGGCTCCGGTCACCCGACCGCGGGCATGGTCTACAAGCTGGTCGCCATCGAGCAGGAGGACGGCACCATGCGACCCGTCGCCAAGAAGGCACGCGACAAGGCGTCCGTCGGCGGCCGCAAGCGGGTCTACCGGTCGACCCGCGACGGCATCCTCGCCGCGGAGGTCCACGTGGTCGCGGGCCCGCCTCCGGACGGCTTCGCGCCGGCGCAGGTGACCGTCGTCGACCACGGCACCGTGGTCCACCGCCCCGCGCTCGTCGAGACGCGACAGGCCTGCGCCTCGGCGCTCGCGTCGCTGCCCGCCGAAGCCCGCAGCGTCACCGACGGGGTCGCCTGGCTGACCCCCGTCGTCCTCACGCCCGCCACCCAGGGAGCCTGA